From a region of the Enterobacter sp. JBIWA008 genome:
- the cydD gene encoding cysteine/glutathione ABC transporter permease/ATP-binding protein CydD encodes MEKTRQQELTRWLKQQSVISRRWLTISRLLGFVSGLLIVAQAWLLARILNHMIMENIPREALLLPFIVLILVFVLRAWVVWLRERVGFHAGQHIRYEIRRQVLDRLQEAGPAWIQGKPAGSWATLILEQIDDMHDYYARYLPQMALAVFVPLLIVIAIFPVNWMAALILMGTAPLIPLFMALVGMGAADANRRNFLALGRLSGHFLDRLRGMETLRIFGRGEAETENIRQASQDFRQRTMEVLRLAFLSSGVLEFFTSLSIALVAVYFGFSYLGALDFGHYGTAVTLSAGFLALILAPEFFQPLRDLGTFYHAKAQAVGAADSLKTFLETPLAHPERGDVTLNAKDPVTIEAQDFSILSPEGKVLAGPLNFTLPAGQRVVLVGTSGSGKSSLLNALSGFMAYTGSLRINKTELRNLDPDAWRKQLSWVGQNPQLPASTLRENVLLARPDAREDELQSVLDRAWVSEFLPLLPQGVDTVVGDQSAGLSVGQAQRVAVARALLNPCQLMLLDEPAASLDAHSEQRVMEALNAASRQQTTLMVTHQLEGIADWDQIWVMENGRIVEQGDYASLVAAQGPFTALLANRQEDI; translated from the coding sequence ATGGAAAAAACCCGTCAACAAGAGTTAACACGCTGGCTGAAACAGCAAAGCGTTATTTCCCGCCGCTGGCTTACGATTTCCCGTCTCCTGGGATTCGTTAGCGGTCTCTTGATTGTTGCCCAGGCATGGCTGCTGGCCCGCATTCTTAATCACATGATCATGGAGAACATTCCTCGCGAAGCGCTGTTGTTGCCCTTTATTGTCCTGATCCTGGTTTTTGTCCTGCGTGCCTGGGTGGTGTGGCTGCGTGAGCGCGTCGGTTTTCACGCCGGACAGCACATACGATACGAGATACGCCGTCAGGTGCTCGATCGCCTTCAGGAAGCCGGGCCCGCGTGGATCCAGGGTAAACCGGCCGGTAGCTGGGCGACGCTGATCCTTGAGCAGATTGACGATATGCACGACTACTATGCGCGCTATCTGCCGCAGATGGCTCTTGCCGTCTTCGTTCCGCTGCTGATCGTGATCGCCATCTTCCCGGTGAACTGGATGGCTGCGCTGATTCTGATGGGCACCGCCCCGCTGATCCCGCTGTTTATGGCGCTGGTTGGCATGGGGGCAGCGGATGCCAACCGCCGTAACTTCCTGGCATTGGGTCGCCTGAGCGGCCATTTCCTCGATCGTCTTCGCGGCATGGAGACGTTACGCATTTTTGGCCGCGGTGAAGCGGAAACCGAAAACATTCGCCAGGCATCGCAGGACTTCCGTCAGCGCACCATGGAAGTGTTACGCCTCGCCTTCTTGTCTTCCGGCGTGCTTGAATTCTTTACCTCGCTGTCGATTGCCCTCGTGGCGGTCTACTTCGGCTTCTCCTACCTCGGCGCGCTGGATTTCGGCCATTACGGCACGGCGGTGACCCTTTCTGCCGGGTTTCTGGCGCTGATCCTGGCTCCGGAGTTTTTCCAGCCGCTTCGCGATCTGGGAACCTTCTATCACGCCAAAGCCCAGGCGGTTGGCGCAGCCGATAGCCTTAAAACGTTCCTGGAAACGCCGCTGGCACACCCGGAGCGGGGTGACGTGACGCTGAATGCTAAAGATCCCGTTACCATTGAAGCGCAGGACTTTTCCATTCTGTCACCCGAAGGCAAAGTGCTCGCAGGTCCACTGAACTTTACCTTACCTGCAGGACAACGCGTGGTGCTCGTCGGCACCAGCGGTTCCGGGAAAAGCTCTCTGCTGAATGCGCTATCCGGTTTTATGGCCTACACGGGTTCACTGCGAATCAACAAAACCGAACTGCGCAACCTCGATCCTGACGCCTGGCGTAAACAGCTCAGTTGGGTGGGCCAAAACCCGCAGCTTCCCGCCTCTACGCTGCGTGAAAACGTCCTGCTGGCGCGCCCGGATGCGCGTGAAGATGAACTGCAATCGGTTCTCGACCGTGCCTGGGTCAGCGAGTTTCTGCCGCTGCTCCCGCAAGGGGTGGATACCGTGGTCGGCGACCAGTCCGCCGGGCTGTCGGTCGGACAGGCACAACGCGTAGCCGTTGCCCGCGCGCTGCTTAACCCATGCCAGCTGATGCTGCTGGATGAGCCCGCCGCCAGCCTGGATGCTCATAGCGAGCAGCGGGTAATGGAGGCCCTGAACGCCGCCTCCCGGCAGCAAACCACCCTGATGGTCACCCATCAGCTGGAAGGCATTGCCGACTGGGACCAGATCTGGGTCATGGAGAACGGCCGTATTGTTGAGCAAGGCGATTACGCCTCTCTCGTTGCCGCGCAGGGACCGTTTACCGCCCTGCTGGCGAACCGTCAGGAGGACATCTGA
- the ftsK gene encoding DNA translocase FtsK, which translates to MSQEYTEDKEVTLSKLSSGRRLLEALLIVIALFAVWLMAALLSFNPSDPSWSQTAWHEPIHNLGGVPGAWLADTLFFIFGVMAYTLPVIIIGGCWFAWRHRQNDDYIDYFAVSLRLIGALALILTSCGLAAINADDIWYFASGGVIGSLLSSALQPMLHSSGGTLALLCIWAAGLTLFTGWSWVSIAEKIGSFILTILTFASNRTRRDDTWVDEDEYEDEEEDDAPVQRRESRRARILRGALARRQRVAEKFANPLGRKTDAALFSGKRMDEDEQVAYRAAGVAVDPDDVLFSGSRATPGDFDEYDPLLNGHSVTEPVAAAAAATTAAQAYAAPVDAVMPSAPVSPPESVIQQPQVDWQTAPGVHTPEPVIAPEPESYIPVQQEQWQQPYQPPQPSYEPQEYPHYEQPVAQPYQEYVPEPVEPVQPYVEPQPEPEIVEEVKPSRPPMYYFEEVEERRAREREQLAAWYQPVPEPVQEPVTKAPSVSVPPIDPTPAVAPVAESVKQATAAAAVAAPVFSLATSGAPRPQVKEGIGPQLPRPNRVRVPTRRELASYGIKLPSQRMAEEKAREPEYEDDADEMQQDELARQFAAQQNQRYGNEYQHDEPMLEDEEDAAEAELARQFAATQQQRYSGEQPAGANPFSLSDFEFSPMKDLVDDGPSEPLFTPSVMPEAEPVRQQPASQAYAQPQQPVQQPYAQPHQPVQQPQQPPQPPQPPQFQQPAPQPQESLIHPLLMRNGDSRPLQRPSTPLPSLDLLTPPPSEVEPVDTFALEQMARLVEARLADFRIKADVVNYSPGPVITRFELNLAPGVKAARISNLSRDLARSLSTVAVRVVEVIPGKPYVGLELPNKKRQTVYLREVLDNTKFRDNPSPLTVVLGKDIAGDPVVADLAKMPHLLVAGTTGSGKSVGVNAMILSMLYKAQPEDVRFIMIDPKMLELSVYEGIPHLLTEVVTDMKDAANALRWSVNEMERRYKLMSALGVRNLAGYNEKIAQAVRMGRPIPDPYWKPGDSMDAQHPVLEKLPYIVVLVDEFADLMMTVGKKVEELIARLAQKARAAGIHLVLATQRPSVDVITGLIKANIPTRIAFTVSSKIDSRTILDQGGAESLLGMGDMLYSGPNSTSPVRVHGAFVRDEEVHAVVQDWKARGRPQYVDGITSDTESEGGGGGFDGGEELDPLFDQAVNFVTEKRKASISGVQRQFRIGYNRAARIIEQMEAQGIVSEQGHNGNREVLAPPPFD; encoded by the coding sequence TTGAGCCAGGAATACACTGAAGACAAAGAAGTCACACTATCGAAGCTAAGCAGCGGACGTCGTCTCCTCGAGGCTTTGCTGATTGTTATTGCCCTTTTTGCCGTCTGGCTGATGGCAGCCTTACTCAGTTTCAACCCCTCAGATCCCAGCTGGTCACAAACTGCATGGCATGAGCCTATCCATAATTTAGGCGGTGTCCCCGGTGCCTGGCTTGCGGACACGCTGTTCTTCATTTTCGGTGTGATGGCCTACACCCTTCCCGTCATTATCATTGGCGGATGCTGGTTTGCGTGGCGTCATCGTCAGAACGATGATTACATCGACTATTTTGCCGTGTCGCTGCGCCTGATTGGCGCGCTGGCGCTGATCCTCACCTCGTGCGGGCTGGCGGCAATCAATGCGGATGATATCTGGTACTTCGCCTCTGGCGGAGTGATCGGCAGTTTACTCAGTTCTGCGCTGCAGCCGATGCTGCACAGCAGCGGCGGCACGCTGGCGCTGCTGTGCATCTGGGCTGCCGGGCTGACGCTGTTTACCGGCTGGTCCTGGGTAAGCATTGCTGAGAAGATCGGTAGTTTTATCCTCACCATTCTGACTTTCGCCAGCAACCGTACCCGCCGTGACGATACGTGGGTTGATGAAGACGAATACGAAGATGAAGAGGAAGATGACGCGCCTGTGCAGCGTCGCGAGTCTCGTCGTGCGCGTATTCTGCGCGGCGCGCTGGCGCGTCGTCAGCGTGTTGCAGAGAAATTTGCCAACCCGCTGGGTCGTAAAACCGATGCGGCGCTCTTCTCCGGTAAACGCATGGATGAAGACGAGCAGGTGGCGTATCGCGCGGCGGGTGTCGCCGTCGATCCTGACGATGTGCTCTTCTCCGGCAGCCGGGCCACTCCGGGTGACTTCGACGAATACGATCCGCTGTTAAATGGCCACTCGGTTACCGAGCCGGTTGCAGCCGCCGCAGCCGCGACGACCGCTGCGCAGGCGTATGCCGCGCCTGTCGATGCCGTGATGCCATCCGCGCCGGTTTCGCCGCCGGAATCCGTTATTCAGCAGCCTCAGGTTGACTGGCAGACTGCGCCAGGCGTTCACACGCCGGAGCCGGTTATCGCACCTGAACCAGAGAGCTACATCCCTGTGCAGCAGGAGCAGTGGCAGCAGCCATATCAGCCGCCGCAGCCTTCGTATGAACCACAAGAGTACCCGCACTATGAACAGCCTGTGGCCCAACCTTATCAGGAGTATGTGCCTGAACCGGTTGAACCTGTGCAGCCTTATGTAGAGCCGCAGCCTGAACCTGAAATCGTGGAAGAGGTAAAACCCTCTCGTCCGCCGATGTACTATTTTGAAGAAGTTGAAGAGCGTCGCGCGCGTGAACGCGAGCAGCTGGCGGCCTGGTACCAGCCTGTGCCTGAACCGGTGCAGGAGCCGGTGACGAAAGCGCCTTCTGTTTCCGTTCCACCGATCGACCCGACGCCTGCAGTCGCACCCGTAGCGGAAAGCGTGAAGCAGGCTACCGCGGCCGCTGCCGTGGCTGCACCTGTTTTTAGCCTGGCAACCAGTGGCGCGCCACGTCCTCAGGTGAAAGAGGGGATTGGTCCGCAACTGCCTCGCCCTAACCGCGTTCGCGTTCCAACCCGTCGTGAGCTTGCCTCTTATGGCATCAAGCTGCCTTCCCAGCGTATGGCGGAAGAGAAAGCGCGCGAGCCTGAGTACGAAGATGACGCCGATGAAATGCAGCAGGACGAGCTGGCCCGTCAGTTCGCCGCGCAGCAGAATCAGCGCTACGGTAATGAATACCAGCACGATGAACCTATGCTGGAAGACGAAGAGGACGCGGCTGAAGCAGAACTGGCGCGCCAGTTTGCCGCCACCCAGCAGCAGCGCTATTCAGGTGAACAACCGGCTGGTGCAAATCCGTTCTCGCTGTCTGATTTTGAATTCTCGCCGATGAAGGATCTGGTGGATGATGGCCCGAGCGAGCCTTTATTTACCCCTAGCGTGATGCCGGAAGCTGAGCCTGTGCGCCAGCAGCCAGCATCACAGGCCTACGCGCAGCCGCAGCAGCCTGTTCAGCAGCCGTATGCGCAGCCGCATCAACCTGTTCAGCAACCGCAGCAGCCACCACAGCCACCACAGCCGCCGCAGTTCCAGCAGCCTGCGCCTCAGCCGCAGGAAAGTCTGATTCACCCTCTGCTGATGCGTAACGGTGACAGCCGTCCGCTGCAGCGTCCAAGCACGCCGCTGCCGTCTCTGGATCTGTTAACGCCTCCGCCGTCAGAAGTGGAGCCGGTCGATACCTTCGCGCTGGAGCAGATGGCGCGTCTGGTGGAAGCGCGTCTGGCTGACTTCCGCATCAAAGCGGACGTGGTGAACTACTCGCCGGGTCCTGTGATCACCCGTTTTGAACTGAACCTGGCGCCCGGCGTTAAAGCCGCGCGTATTTCCAACCTGTCCCGCGACCTGGCGCGTTCTCTCTCGACCGTTGCGGTGCGAGTGGTGGAAGTGATACCGGGCAAACCGTACGTTGGCCTTGAGCTGCCGAACAAGAAACGTCAGACCGTCTACCTGCGTGAAGTGCTGGATAACACCAAATTCCGCGATAACCCATCTCCGCTGACCGTGGTGCTGGGTAAAGATATCGCTGGCGATCCGGTAGTCGCGGATCTCGCCAAAATGCCTCACCTGCTGGTAGCAGGTACCACCGGTTCCGGTAAGTCTGTCGGTGTGAACGCCATGATCCTCAGCATGCTCTATAAAGCGCAGCCGGAAGATGTGCGTTTCATTATGATCGACCCGAAAATGCTCGAACTGTCGGTCTACGAAGGCATCCCGCATCTGCTGACCGAAGTGGTCACCGATATGAAGGACGCCGCCAACGCCCTGCGCTGGAGCGTTAATGAGATGGAACGCCGCTACAAGCTGATGTCTGCATTGGGCGTGCGTAACCTGGCCGGGTATAACGAGAAAATTGCCCAGGCTGTGCGCATGGGGCGTCCGATCCCGGATCCTTACTGGAAGCCGGGTGACAGCATGGATGCCCAGCATCCGGTGCTGGAAAAGCTGCCTTATATCGTCGTGCTGGTCGATGAATTCGCTGACCTGATGATGACCGTCGGTAAGAAAGTAGAAGAGCTGATTGCCCGTCTGGCGCAGAAAGCGCGTGCGGCCGGTATTCACCTTGTGCTGGCGACCCAGCGTCCTTCCGTGGACGTGATCACTGGTCTTATCAAAGCGAACATCCCGACGCGTATCGCCTTTACCGTATCCAGTAAAATTGACTCCCGTACCATTCTTGACCAGGGCGGCGCAGAGTCGCTGCTGGGTATGGGTGATATGCTCTATTCCGGCCCGAACTCCACCTCTCCGGTGCGTGTCCACGGTGCGTTCGTCCGCGATGAGGAAGTTCACGCCGTCGTGCAGGACTGGAAGGCGCGTGGTCGTCCGCAATACGTTGACGGTATTACCAGCGACACGGAAAGCGAAGGCGGCGGCGGTGGCTTCGACGGCGGCGAAGAGCTGGATCCGTTATTCGATCAGGCGGTTAACTTCGTTACCGAAAAACGCAAAGCGTCCATCTCTGGCGTGCAGCGTCAGTTCCGCATCGGCTATAACCGCGCAGCGCGCATCATCGAGCAGATGGAAGCGCAGGGTATTGTGAGCGAGCAGGGGCATAACGGTAACCGCGAGGTGCTGGCACCACCGCCGTTTGATTAA
- the lrp gene encoding leucine-responsive transcriptional regulator Lrp, with product MVDSKKRPGKDLDRIDRNILNELQKDGRISNVELSKRVGLSPTPCLERVRRLERQGFIQGYTALLNPHYLDASLLVFVEITLNRGAPDVFEQFNAAVQKLEEIQECHLVSGDFDYLLKTRVPDMSAYRKLLGETLLRLPGVNDTRTYVVMEEVKQSNRLVIKTR from the coding sequence ATGGTAGATAGCAAGAAGCGCCCTGGCAAAGATCTCGACCGTATCGATCGTAACATTCTTAATGAATTGCAAAAGGATGGGCGTATTTCCAACGTCGAGCTTTCAAAACGTGTGGGACTTTCCCCGACGCCGTGCCTTGAGCGTGTGCGCCGACTGGAAAGACAGGGTTTCATTCAGGGCTATACTGCTCTGCTGAACCCGCATTATCTGGATGCCTCACTTCTGGTATTTGTTGAGATTACTCTGAATCGTGGTGCGCCGGATGTGTTTGAGCAATTTAACGCCGCTGTACAAAAACTTGAAGAAATTCAAGAGTGTCACCTGGTGTCCGGTGATTTCGACTACCTGTTGAAAACCCGTGTGCCTGATATGTCCGCCTACCGTAAGCTGCTGGGGGAAACCCTGCTGCGTCTGCCAGGCGTGAACGACACCCGTACATATGTGGTGATGGAAGAGGTCAAACAGAGCAATCGTCTGGTTATTAAGACGCGCTAA
- the trxB gene encoding thioredoxin-disulfide reductase: MGTAKHSKLLILGSGPAGYTAAVYAARANLHPVLITGMEKGGQLTTTTEVENWPGDPNDLTGPLLMERMHEHAAKFETEILFDHINKVDLQNRPFRLTGDSGEYTCDALIIATGASARYLGLPSEEAFKGRGVSACATCDGFFYRNQKVAVIGGGNTAVEEALYLANIASEVHLIHRRETFRAEKILIKRLMDKVASGNIVLHTNRTLEEVTGDQMGVAGLRIRDTQNTDNVETLEVAGLFVAIGHSPNTAIFDGQLELENGYIKVQSGIHGNATQTSIPGVFAAGDVMDHIYRQAITSAGTGCMAALDAERYLDGLAEQGK; encoded by the coding sequence ATGGGCACGGCCAAACACAGTAAGCTGCTAATCCTTGGTTCTGGACCTGCGGGATATACCGCAGCGGTCTATGCTGCACGCGCTAACCTGCACCCGGTACTCATCACCGGCATGGAAAAAGGCGGTCAGCTGACCACCACCACCGAAGTAGAAAACTGGCCAGGGGACCCGAACGACCTGACCGGGCCGCTGCTGATGGAACGTATGCACGAGCATGCCGCTAAATTCGAAACCGAAATTCTGTTCGACCACATCAATAAGGTCGATCTGCAGAACCGTCCGTTCCGCCTGACGGGCGACAGCGGCGAATACACCTGCGACGCGCTGATCATCGCCACCGGCGCTTCTGCCCGTTACCTTGGTCTGCCATCCGAAGAAGCATTCAAAGGCCGCGGCGTCTCTGCCTGCGCAACCTGTGACGGTTTCTTCTACCGCAATCAGAAAGTCGCGGTCATCGGCGGCGGCAACACCGCAGTAGAAGAAGCGCTCTACCTGGCGAACATTGCCTCTGAAGTGCACCTGATCCACCGTCGCGAAACCTTCCGCGCGGAGAAGATCCTGATCAAACGTCTGATGGATAAAGTGGCAAGCGGCAACATCGTGCTGCACACCAACCGTACCCTGGAAGAGGTGACGGGCGACCAGATGGGCGTTGCCGGTCTGCGTATCCGTGATACCCAGAACACCGATAACGTCGAAACGCTGGAAGTGGCGGGTCTGTTTGTGGCGATCGGTCACAGCCCAAACACCGCGATCTTCGACGGTCAGCTGGAGCTGGAAAACGGCTACATCAAAGTGCAGTCGGGTATTCACGGTAACGCGACCCAGACCAGCATCCCGGGCGTGTTCGCGGCTGGCGACGTGATGGACCATATTTATCGTCAGGCGATTACCTCGGCTGGGACCGGCTGTATGGCCGCGCTGGACGCTGAACGCTACCTCGATGGACTGGCTGAACAAGGTAAATAA
- the lolA gene encoding outer membrane lipoprotein chaperone LolA: MKKIAIACALLTSFVASSVWADAASDLKSRLDKVSSFHASFTQKVTDGSGNAVQEGQGDLWVKRPNLFNWHMTQPDESILVSDGKTLWFFNPFVEQATATWLKDATSNTPFMLIARNQSSDWQQYNIKQTGDEFVLTPKGSNGNLKQFTINVSTNGTINQFGAVEQDDQRSSYQLKSQQNGAVDASKFTFTPPQGVTVDDQRNK, from the coding sequence ATGAAAAAAATCGCCATCGCCTGTGCATTACTCACCAGTTTTGTCGCCAGCAGCGTCTGGGCTGATGCAGCCAGCGACCTTAAAAGCCGACTGGATAAAGTAAGCAGCTTCCACGCCAGCTTCACGCAAAAAGTGACTGACGGCAGCGGCAACGCGGTGCAGGAAGGTCAGGGAGATTTGTGGGTAAAACGCCCAAATCTGTTTAACTGGCACATGACCCAGCCGGATGAGAGCATCCTGGTCTCTGACGGCAAAACCTTATGGTTCTTCAACCCGTTCGTTGAGCAGGCAACGGCGACCTGGCTGAAAGATGCCACCAGCAATACGCCGTTTATGCTGATTGCCCGTAACCAGTCCAGCGACTGGCAGCAGTACAATATTAAACAGACGGGTGACGAGTTTGTCCTGACGCCGAAAGGCAGTAACGGCAACCTGAAGCAGTTCACCATTAACGTAAGCACCAACGGTACGATTAATCAGTTTGGCGCGGTTGAGCAGGACGATCAGCGCAGCAGCTACCAGCTCAAGTCTCAGCAAAACGGCGCCGTTGATGCATCGAAATTCACCTTTACCCCGCCGCAGGGCGTAACGGTGGACGACCAACGCAATAAGTAA
- the rarA gene encoding replication-associated recombination protein RarA, which yields MGNLSLDFSDNAFQPLAARMRPENLAQYIGQQHLLAAGKPLPRAIEAGHLHSMILWGPPGTGKTTLAEVIARYANADVERISAVTSGVKEIREAIERARQNRNAGRRTILFVDEVHRFNKSQQDAFLPHIEDGTIFFIGATTENPSFELNSALLSRARVYLLKSLTTEDIEKVLTQAMDDKARGYGGQDIVLPDDTRRAIAELVNGDARRALNTLEMMADMAEIDDAGKRVLKPELLTEIAGERSARFDNKGDRFYDLISALHKSVRGSAPDAALYWYARIITAGGDPLYVARRCLAIASEDVGNADPRAMQVALSAWDCFTRVGPAEGERAIAQAIVYLACAPKSNAVYTAFKAAMSDARERPDYDVPVHLRNAPTKLMKEMGYGQEYRYAHDEPNAYAAGEEYFPQEMAQTRYYHPTNRGLEGKIGEKLTWLAGQDQNSPIKRYR from the coding sequence GTGGGCAATCTGTCGCTCGATTTTTCAGATAACGCGTTTCAACCTCTGGCCGCCCGTATGCGGCCAGAAAATTTAGCGCAGTACATCGGCCAGCAACATCTGCTGGCTGCCGGTAAGCCATTGCCGCGCGCCATTGAGGCCGGGCATCTTCACTCCATGATCCTCTGGGGCCCCCCTGGCACCGGCAAGACCACGCTTGCAGAAGTTATCGCCCGCTATGCCAACGCGGACGTTGAACGTATCTCGGCGGTCACCTCCGGCGTGAAAGAGATCCGTGAGGCGATCGAGCGTGCGCGGCAGAACCGCAACGCCGGGCGGCGTACCATCCTCTTCGTGGACGAAGTCCACCGCTTCAACAAGAGCCAGCAGGATGCCTTCCTGCCGCATATTGAAGACGGCACGATCTTCTTCATCGGTGCGACCACCGAAAACCCGTCGTTTGAACTGAACTCGGCGCTGCTTTCCCGCGCGCGCGTTTACCTGCTCAAATCGCTCACCACCGAGGATATCGAAAAGGTTCTCACCCAGGCGATGGACGACAAAGCGCGCGGCTACGGCGGACAGGATATCGTTCTGCCTGACGACACGCGTCGTGCGATTGCCGAGCTGGTCAACGGCGATGCGCGTCGTGCGCTGAATACGCTGGAAATGATGGCCGATATGGCCGAAATCGACGATGCCGGGAAGCGGGTGCTGAAACCGGAACTGCTCACCGAAATTGCGGGGGAGCGCAGCGCGCGTTTCGATAACAAAGGCGACCGTTTTTACGACCTGATCTCGGCGCTGCATAAGTCCGTGCGCGGCAGCGCGCCGGATGCGGCGCTTTACTGGTACGCGCGCATTATCACTGCGGGCGGCGATCCGTTATATGTCGCGCGTCGCTGTCTGGCGATTGCGTCAGAAGATGTCGGCAATGCCGATCCTCGCGCCATGCAGGTTGCGCTGTCGGCCTGGGACTGCTTCACCCGCGTTGGACCTGCGGAAGGCGAACGCGCCATTGCGCAGGCGATTGTTTATCTGGCCTGCGCGCCGAAAAGCAATGCGGTTTATACCGCCTTTAAAGCGGCGATGTCCGACGCGCGTGAACGTCCGGACTACGATGTGCCGGTTCACCTGCGTAACGCGCCGACCAAACTGATGAAAGAGATGGGGTATGGGCAGGAGTATCGTTACGCTCATGATGAACCCAATGCCTACGCTGCCGGGGAGGAATATTTCCCGCAGGAGATGGCACAAACGCGCTATTATCACCCCACAAACAGAGGTCTTGAAGGCAAGATTGGTGAAAAGCTCACCTGGCTCGCCGGACAGGATCAAAATAGCCCTATAAAACGCTACCGTTAG
- the serS gene encoding serine--tRNA ligase: MLDPNLLRNEPDAVAEKLARRGFKLDVDKLRALEERRKVLQVQTENLQAERNSRSKSIGQAKARGEDIEPLRLEVNKLGEELDQAKAELDVLQAEIRDIALAIPNIPDDSVPVGKDENDNVEVKRWGTPREFDFEVRDHVTLGEMHAGLDFAAAVKLTGSRFVVMKGQIAHLHRALAQFMLDLHTEQHGYSETYVPYLVNHDTLYGTGQLPKFAGDLFHTRPLDEEADSSNYALIPTAEVPLTNLVRDEIIDEDDLPIKLTAHSPCFRSEAGSYGRDTRGLIRMHQFDKVEMVQIVRPEESMDALEEMTGHAEKVLELLGLPYRRMALCTGDMGFGACKTFDLEVWVPAQNTYREISSCSNVWDFQARRMQARCRSKSDKKTRLVHTLNGSGLAVGRTLVAVLENYQQADGRIEIPEVLRPYMKGLQYIG, encoded by the coding sequence ATGCTCGATCCCAATCTGCTGCGTAATGAGCCAGACGCAGTCGCTGAAAAACTGGCACGCCGGGGCTTTAAGCTGGATGTAGATAAGCTGCGCGCTCTTGAAGAGCGTCGTAAAGTTCTGCAGGTACAAACTGAAAATCTGCAGGCAGAGCGTAACTCTCGATCGAAATCCATCGGCCAGGCGAAAGCGCGCGGGGAAGATATTGAGCCATTACGCCTGGAAGTGAACAAACTGGGTGAAGAACTGGATCAGGCTAAAGCTGAGCTGGATGTTCTTCAGGCCGAGATTCGTGATATTGCCCTGGCTATCCCGAATATTCCTGACGACAGCGTGCCTGTCGGCAAAGATGAGAACGACAACGTTGAAGTGAAACGCTGGGGTACGCCTCGTGAGTTTGACTTCGAAGTACGCGATCACGTGACGCTGGGCGAAATGCACGCGGGCCTGGACTTTGCGGCAGCGGTTAAGCTGACCGGTTCTCGCTTCGTGGTGATGAAAGGCCAGATTGCTCATCTGCACCGCGCGCTGGCACAGTTCATGCTGGATCTGCACACCGAGCAACATGGCTACAGCGAAACCTACGTGCCGTATCTGGTTAACCACGATACGCTGTACGGTACGGGTCAGCTGCCGAAATTTGCCGGCGATCTGTTCCATACCCGCCCGCTGGACGAGGAAGCTGACAGCAGCAACTACGCGCTTATCCCAACCGCTGAAGTGCCGCTGACTAACCTTGTGCGTGATGAGATCATTGATGAAGACGACCTGCCAATTAAGCTGACAGCGCATTCACCGTGCTTCCGTTCTGAAGCTGGTTCTTATGGTCGTGACACGCGCGGTCTGATCCGCATGCACCAGTTCGACAAAGTTGAGATGGTGCAGATCGTCCGTCCTGAAGAATCCATGGACGCGCTGGAAGAGATGACCGGCCACGCGGAGAAAGTGCTGGAGCTGCTGGGTCTCCCGTACCGTCGTATGGCCCTGTGTACCGGTGATATGGGCTTTGGCGCCTGCAAAACCTTCGATCTGGAAGTGTGGGTGCCTGCGCAGAATACCTACCGTGAGATCTCCTCCTGCTCTAACGTCTGGGATTTCCAGGCGCGCCGCATGCAGGCTCGCTGCCGCAGCAAATCTGACAAGAAAACCCGTCTGGTGCATACCCTGAACGGTTCTGGTCTGGCTGTGGGCCGTACGCTGGTTGCCGTGCTGGAAAACTACCAGCAGGCAGACGGTCGTATTGAGATCCCTGAAGTGCTGCGTCCATACATGAAAGGCCTGCAGTACATCGGCTGA